The following is a genomic window from Chanos chanos chromosome 1, fChaCha1.1, whole genome shotgun sequence.
CTCTTCTTATTTATCAATCTTTGGAAACTGTATGGTCCATTACATATTCCATATGGCATCCTATTATTCTGAAATAATTCTAATGATGTGCAAAACACTTTTATACTTATACTTTTCTGCCACTGCCACTTCATCATAACCACTAGCCAAATCCACAATCTAAAACCAGCATGCCCAGCGCACTGTATTCAAAAACTCCTCTATTTGGGGAAAGGGGtggtatgctttttttttttttttcattagttttgGTGTTCTGTTCCCAGTTGTTAATTCATGTTCATATGGAAATATCCTTTTTATCAGTAACTTTTGAGTATGAGTATGGGCAGAGGTTAAGCCCATTGGTGTGATTTAATAATTGTTTGTTGTGGCTCTGTACAGCCTCATATCAACTTAGAGGCAAACACTTTGGTGAATCACATAATCATTAATTAGAAGAATTTCATGTTTGATTATTTTCATCCcattttccaaacaaaaaaaaagaagaaaatgaggTCAGCTCCCTTACACAACCTTCCTGTTTAAGATTTcagattaaacattttttaagtgATTGTGCTGCAGAACTTGTTCTCCTCATCTGGGAAGTCCAAAGTTTCCCAAGAGATATTTTTCTTGGTTGAGActaaagtgagagagatttaTTTCAACTTCATGATTGAACTAATACCAAGGCAAACCTGACTGTGGTGAACAACAGTCAACAAATGTCTATAGCTGTCTTTAACAAGTAATTTTCTTGAATCTTTGAATGGAGGTCTTGAACTTCACTGACCAGTTTGAAATATTGCTCTGTGTGGAGAATGCATACTAATCTTCTACTTCAACTGTGAGAACattggctggaaaaaaaaaaaacactccgtGACTCATTGACGCTTAGGGGACCACACAGTTTTCCATCATATTAAATATGATTCAGATGATTCACAACATGCaaagtaaatgtgttttgagGTATATTTGACATGTGTATTTCGTAATATGGGAGTAACTCATAAACTATGCACGTAGCAAGAGTTTGCCACTCTCCCCTCCCCATACATGCTGATTAAACAGTGCAGTTACTGAGTTAGGCATCACATAAGTGGCCAAAGTGGTAAGCAAGCAGGTATCAAGAAAAGTAGCCTTATGAATATCAAAGCTCCTCCAACTGTTTGTAAAATGCTCCTCTGACCATAaagaattaaatgaaaattacTGCAATGCTTCTTACTCGATAGATTATTTGATCATGTAAATGAATCATGCTTTCCAGCTGCAGGTGGCTAGACACCCCGGGCAACTTTCTCCTGGTGCTGACAGGTCTGGCTTACTACCTGGCAGGATAACTCAGAAATTGCATGCATTTTATAGGCCTATATTGCCTGTCAGCACTGGCATTCCTCTGTCAGTCTAAGAAATGGACAACAAGCTATTTCAGCTGAGCTGGTGAAATATGTGATAGTAAATGCATATATACATCTcgatagttagatagatagatagatagatagatagatagatagatagatagatagatagatagatagatagatagatagacagacagacagacagacagacagacagacagacagacagacagacagacagacagatagatagatagatagatagatagatagatagatagatagatagcattTCAATGACTGCAAGAACGACCAAGTCCTCCAAACAAATATGGCATCACCATATTACTCTCTGTGGCAGCACTGTGATACTGGTAGCAGAGACAGTGAATGACAGGCCGTCACTTGCTTCTAATCAAGCTACATATGTTTCCCTCAGATACCAAAGCCTAGATTCAATATTAACACTTCACTCTTTATATTCTGATAACTGCTCCTTGTGATAGTTGTGTGCCACAGTTTCCACTTGAACTGTCAGGCACCTTTTTCTATTGTACTATCACATGTGTAGATTATACAGCCAGGCTCATCTGGTCTTGTCAAGAAATTAAAGTTCTCTTTAATATTGTTTCTTAATCACAAATGACCCCATTGTTATGAAAGACCTACAAGAATCAAGCTAGTTTGCTCCTTTGAAGGACATCATCAGCAAAGAGCTGAAGTCTATCATGTGCTGCTATATGTTAGAGGGTCTGTTCTTTGCTGGTCAGTATTAGGGGTTCATTGCTTTCatatttactttgtgtttgactTCTCCCATATCCCATCCCCACTGTGCTGCAGTGCCAATCTATCCAAGGCCTCTTCTCATTTGTCCAGCCACAGGAAGCCTCCACATCCATCCCTACATTCAAAAGGAATTTTTCCTCTCCAGGGTGGACAACGGTTTTAGCAGGGTTAAGAACAAATCATGCAAGACATATTTCAGAAAAATGAGATTACCCTCAACTGAGCTCAGCAAACCACTGAGTCAAAGATGAATGTTTAAATAGGGGCCCTTACTAACTAATAACAAATCAATTTGAAAATATGTCATCTGAGAACCAGTGAAttaatacagtgtgtttgttaatgcTCTGATTGCTCTGATCAGTAGCTTCACTCcttcatttttataaaactaTCAATCTAATCAATAAATTCAAACCACATAATAAATTTAAGTTTGCCTCCATACTGATAACAAGGACCTTAGGTGATCTGGAACTTGATCCTGAACATTTCAAATATAGCTCTGCTCTAACCACTGAGAAAAGACTGAGGTTGAGAACCTATAATGCAAAATCACTCTCCAAACCAGTAGTCATCTTTATAGCCTTAACTTGCCAATCCAGCAAATGGACGGGTTTGTAtgaaaaatgcagtgtttttcaTGTTATCACGAGAGATGTGAAATTTAAAACTAAGATGCAGGAATGTAGTCTACATTTCTCTGCACAGATTTTTTGAGACGAATCTGAtttgttatgttgttgttgttttcttatttgttgTTCTTAGAATGAGAAACATAGTGAATATGTTTTAACAAATGGTGTTGACAGTGTGAGCTTTAAAACGGTGAGCCAGAAATGATTGCAACACTTACGAACTATGTTCAAAGCCATACTGTtcatgtgactgtaactgtgacaagACTGCTCTCTTTTGGACAGAGTGAGCACTACTTTCAGAATCGATATTATTTACAGGCCTTACACTCATGACACTGGCAGAAAAGGGTTCAAGAGGTCATTAGGTACAAGTTTTAAGCATAAGGGTTCGTTACAATGTTTTGACCACCCCAAGATACTTATCTTATCAGAAGACGAGGTAAATGCCAATTAATAATACGAGGCCAGGCGTGAAAACAACGTACAACATGTTCTGACACGATATCTCATCTCAgttaaaaatgtatgttaaaTTTTACAGTATAGTATGATAGTTCTGGCAGCATTTTTAACCACCATCAACAGGAGTTAGAAATTATATACACGTACCACAGTAGTATGCGAAAGCACTCCAATCTAACCTAATGACGTACATAAAACACAGTGCATTAAATCCCTTTCGAATACGTGATTTTGAGACGCTATTACGTATGTAGtcgtggccgagtggttaaggcgatggactaGAAATCCATTGGGGTCTCCCCGCGCAGGTTCGAATCCTGCCGACTACGAAGATATATATTATTTTCAGCTTGCATTTTGATTATACAAGTGTGCGTTAAGAGgtgatttttatttcaaaatgcaaacaaaaatgtactcGTTCGAGTTAAGAGAACTTTGCACGTATTTGCAAATCGTGGATAGGTAGCTAACTGCCCCAGCTTGGCTAGCTGGCTGACATCAAGTTGAATGATCTCGTGACTCTTCGGTCATCGTTCGTTGTGAAATATTAGCTACATTCACTGCTTTCAACCCTTTAGGAGGTAACGTAGTAACTTAAAAATATCAATGGCTATGAGGAAAAATTTGAAAGTAACCAACTAGCTATCGGTGCACCTCCTTCAACCATGCCAGATGGACTTATTACGAGTAGGTAAGGTAGCATACGCAATGTTATTCAAAACTTTTGTCACACCGAAACGTCAGTAGAACAACTAGGTTAACAATGGCGGACTTAACATGGAAGTAACTCAGTTTGTTTATACTCTGATGAAATTTAGCAGCACTGCATATACTTCTGAAACTGCTTTTGTCATTTGTTAGCTGACTAGTTCCTCACATTTTACTGTATTATTCATTTTGCTATATGCAGTGATGCCCAGAATTGAGGGGCTAGCTTGATGTGTGGTTTCAAAGCTATTAATATCGGTGCCAACTTCGAAGCAAAACGTGTTTCAGATTTCCAGATGTATTTTAGACGGCTATTGGCTGTCTAGTGTTTGAACTAAACGGATAAAGAGTTAGATAAGTGCAGTGGTCACTTCACTTGTATTGAATTTATTTACCGTGTCCgtaacagctctctctctctctctctcctctctctctaagttACCTAAGTCAGGGGGCACGCGTGTTTCTGTTTTGGATGCTATAGTATATTTTCCTGTTCTATAGTTAAGCTGCAGTATAAACTTTATTTGTGTGCTCTGTATCAGGCCTCTGCAAAATGAGGCCACAGGCATTGATTTGCAGGTGCCACTCTACCAGGAGATCCGTGGGAGCATGATGACGGGTCATGTTGAGTACCAGATTGTTGTAGTGACGCGACTTGCTGCCTTCAAATCACCAAAGCATAAACCAGGAGATGTTGTACAGTTGGTGGTAAGGGATACAGTAGTCCTATAATAAATAAACGCATTTGTTGTTTAATGTACATTTGTTTGTGAACTATGGGGAATGGGGATCAATGCCAGTGcaattttgaaattaaatttgaTTATGAAATAGTTAAGTCACATGCAAAAGGTATAACAAGCATTTAAGCACCAAAAGTGTTTTATAGATATTGAGCACTGATAACaccttatttctttattttgtacagaaacataaacattgcaatgagaaaaagaatgaaaactcaCATGAAAGGTGCACTATTCCATTATTGCTTAGCTTGAATCATATGTGGATTTGATAGTTGCTCTTCCCTGTTTTGAGAAATCTTGTGACTGGTTTGTTGCCAGTGGACTGCCTCTCCAGTCCGCTCATCCAGTATATGTTTTATCATGGCCATTGCAGTAAAGCTGCTTGTCAGTTATGCTGCTGGAatattttatcagttttttttgttcatgtgaCATGTTACGTTCAGAGCTTGAACCTGAAAAATACCAGGCAAACAAACTAAAGTGTCCCAGCTCTTAGTACATCCTTTTGTCCACAAGAGGACAGTACATCCACATCTTTACacttaaaatgacaaatgtggGTTAGATTTTCTAATATCCAGAGTGCTAACAACTGCCAACCTTGAATTTCACAGGTGTCAAAGAAATACAGTGAAATTGATGAGTTTTACTATAGTCTGATGGCTCAGTATCCCAGTATCCACATGCCTGCAATGCCACGTAAGGCTCTGTTTGTGGGTGAGTCTGACCTTCGAGAGCGCAGGGCAGCCTTTGATGAACTCGTCAAATTCATCTCCAGACACCCCACTCTGGCTACCTGCCCGGAGCTTCTGGAGTTCTTAGGTGAGGAGCTGCTGTTGGATCTGGAGAAATACATGTCTGTCTTGTTGTTTTGCAGTTGTCaatgtatcaaaaaaaaaaaaaaaaactgaaaataagaagcacttcatatttttatgtgtatgtatgtatttttatttcctACATTAATGCTTTGCTAACCTGAGTTGATCTGATCTGTCAGGTGCCAAAAGTACTCTGTCAGACTTCAAAAGCACAAATACCCCAGAAAagggagaggatgaggaagatgaggactTGGATTTCTTCCAAAAAGATAATGCGCCTGCTGTGAGACCTACACAATCAAAATATGTTAAGACAGTTAAACCCCCTCCACTTCCTCCTGacgatgaggaagaggaagaattcCTCGACCCGCTTGGCAATGTAAGGTAAGAATAGATACTGTTGGACAGTTTCTTGTGAGGTCACTAGAAAGATGTTGGTCAAACACTTTCTCTCCACATTTAAGCTATGCTTGTTAATATCCACGTAGTGAGTTTTCATAGGTTTTCCGACGTGACTCTTTATGCCCtttgtagctgtgtgtttgtgttgtcactaACTCCTTATCAAaggtttattgttttttgggggttttttttactagGCCTCCATCAAAGACTCATTGTTTTGGCTTTGTCAGCAACATTCCTCTCATCAGCTATGCTCATATACATTTATATCTTTAAAAGTAAACAGAGAGCTCATCCCTGTT
Proteins encoded in this region:
- the hs1bp3 gene encoding HCLS1-binding protein 3 is translated as MPDGLITSRPLQNEATGIDLQVPLYQEIRGSMMTGHVEYQIVVVTRLAAFKSPKHKPGDVVQLVVSKKYSEIDEFYYSLMAQYPSIHMPAMPRKALFVGESDLRERRAAFDELVKFISRHPTLATCPELLEFLGAKSTLSDFKSTNTPEKGEDEEDEDLDFFQKDNAPAVRPTQSKYVKTVKPPPLPPDDEEEEEFLDPLGNVRSKKPKKPKPVQPSAKPAPKPTLSLFDEEDNADDELFQPAAKAGLKLFEDPDLGGVVKAGDSLLLPNAYEKNLKPTDSGLDEDVEELFRVEEDLDKLLTVSKSDKLKPAPAAKPKPKPKPTLKPKPAIPQKPSSLAQSSGTSAGEAAQPGSAKTMDQMDILKYIQQNEAAATEDLDLF